The region acacaatttttctaactaaataataaaagaatgGATTTTTATATGTAATTTAAGTGGAAGGTAGTTACATAGTGTGCGGTACCTCTTACATTTGAGTtgaatattcgaaattttggcaaaaattaatattacagCTTTGTGTTGGCAATagttggaatgaaaaatcgcTGCTTTTCTTGAAACAGTTTAATGTTTACTGACCAAACGTTACAGATCTCTGTTGATTTGCCAAGTGAAACAACGCAATCTGATGGTACTTACAAATTTGATGCAGAAGTTAGTTCAGACGGTGGTAACTTGGAGATTGCATTGGACGTAAAGTTCATGAACGATCTCAAGCTTAATTCAGATGCTCCCCAAAGATGGGCGGTAAATTTGCCAGACAAATGGACTACCCAAGCTTCTAAAGGTGATTTGAAAACTCCGATAACTCTGAATATACCCAAAGGAGAATTGACAGTGGAATTCATCATTAGTTTAGATATAATAACGTGTAAGACTGATGAATGTATACCAAAAAAATTAGACTTGGTATTTACCATACgtagaaattcaaaagcacAATCAAAAGTCAAGCTTAACGAAATATTAGAAATTGAATGAACACTTATTTCACATTTAATAGGATATAAACATGCTTCATTAACACAAACATATTTAGGTTAAATGGAAATGTGGCAATAATTACCTTGCCTTGAGAATTCCCTGAATTTCTCTTAAGTCGCATCGCACACTAACTGTTATATTCAACTTTACagaacaataatatttttataatgaaaatataaacgtCTACATTTGATAAATTCTGGCATTTTTGTTCTTAGAATTTATCCAAATTGAGTTAACTCGATGatcatttcataattttcgaaatcttttATTAATACAGgaacaaaataaaagtaatttaatattaatgCACAACATGCATTCTCTACAATTCTGCAGGCACTTGTTAATCTGGATCAGAGtcacatttttctattccatttCAATCCGCTGTACAAAAATTGTCGCATGTGAAAACTGATTAGTATTCCTCACCACCTTCGCCTTCGCCTTCAACAGAATCAAGTCCGACTTCTTCGTAGTCCTTTTCCAGTGCAGCTAAATCTTCTCGAGCCTCTGAGAATTCACCTTCCTCCATTCCCTCACCGACGTACCAGTGAACAAATGCACGTTTCGAGTACATAACGTCAAATTTGTGGTTCAGTCGAGCCCACGCCTCTGCTATCGCAGTGGTATTAGCAAGCATGCAAATCGCCCGCTGTACTTTAGCCAAGTCTCCTCCAGGGACGACTGTGGGTGGCTGGTAGTTGATACCCACCTGAAAACACGTATAACACAATCGTTACAGTCCCTGTGAATACAAACCTAACATAAGATAATTCATTACCTTGAACCCAGTCGGGCACCAATCAACGAACTGTATTGTGCGCTTGGTTTTTATCGTGGCGATAGAGGCATTTACATCTTTGGGCACGACGTCACCCCTGTACAGCATGCAGCATGCCATATATTTTCCATGCCGAGGATCGCACTTGACCATTTGATTGGCAGGTTCAAAACATGAATTTGTCAGCTCAGCGACAGTCAATTGCTCGTGATAAGCCTTCTCGGCGGATATTACCGGTGCATAAGTTGCCAATGGGAAGTGAATCCTGGGATACGGTACTAAGTTTGTCTGGAACTCGGTGAGGTCGACATTGAGGGCACCGTCAAATCTGAGCGAAGCTGTTATCGATGAAACTATTTGACCGATAAGACGGTTCAGATTTGTGTAAGTCGGTCTCTCTATGTCCAAGTTACGCCTGCATATGTCGTATATCGCTTCATTGTCTACCATGAAAGCTGCGTCGGAATGTTCCAGAGTCGTGTGCGTTGTGAGGAGGGAATTGTAGGGCTCCACAATTGCAGTGCAAATTTGGGGTGACGGGTAAATCGCGAATTCTAATTTAGACTTCTTTCCATAATCGACGGAGAGTCTCTCCATTAACAGACTCGTGAAGCCTGATCCGGTTCCTCCGCCAAACGCGTGGAATATAAGAAAACCCTGTAGACCCGTGCATTGGTCGGCTAGCTTACGAAGGCGGTCCAGAACAAGGTCAACTATCTCTTTCCCCACTGTGTAGTGACCTCGGGCATAGTTATTGGCTGCATCTTCTTTTCCTGTGATCAGTTGCTCGGGATGAAATAGTTGGCGGTAGGTTCCAGTCCTAACTTCATCTGCAGACAGATGGATTCAGTTGTGACGATTAATCGAATTTCGGGGAAATTCTGCACCAATAATTCCTAAGTCTTACCGACTACCGTTGGCTCCAAGTCCATGAATACTGCTCGGGGTACATGTTTGCCTGCGCCCGTCTCGCTGAAGAATGTGTTGAAGCTATCGTCGCCGCCGCCGACTGTTTTATCGGATGGCATTTGACCATCAGGTTGAATTCCGTGTTCTAAACAATACAGTTCCCAGCACGCATTTCCAATCTGCACGCCACCCTGACCCACGTGTACTGATAGGCATTCACGCTGCAAAAGTAAAGAATAATTGTAAGGCTCAGagatattacaataaaatagtAAATGGTCTGTTTAGTTATAATCGCAAGATggacatttttctttatctcaaGAAAGATAGGTAAGATTATTTGGCTTCTACGGAAAGTACACACAACTTGGATAAATGGTTCACTTAAGATTGTTAAATCGTTAGATTGACTTACCATGTTGTGCAGTTGATTTAAACGGTTTTTTAAGCTGGAATAATAGAGAAGATCTGTGCTTCTCTGCTAAATTATTTATCGCGGATGACTGAAAACAATAACGTTTGTTTATACAGAAACAAAGCAGCTAAGCAATAATTGACATGCAATAAATGCTTTGTTTTCGGGTGTGAAGCTATGTGAATTTGTTTAACTATTTTCTTATATACTCGGTGTTAGGTAACGAATAAACAGCAATATTCGATTCCTAAATATCATCAATCATTTATGTCATGCTTTAATTTAGTGCTGAAAATAGACTTGAAACTGCGGGATGTTGGGGAAtgttaaaaacaaaatccaGTTTTAAAACTAATCTttcacctttatttatttcaatatttagtTCAGCAGATCAATTATTGTAAGCAGGTCGTGCTTGTTCAAAACACGAAGAGAGCTTTTATAAGTAGACGGCTGTTCAACAACTTTGTCTGTTAATGGAACAAATACATATGTACTATGTATCTTTCTAATTCAACATTTCTAACTAATAGTTTTTGCTCACTTTTAGCGCTAATATAAGTATGAACGTGCGCAGTAGTAACATTGATCGTATTAAATAAACTTTGATTTGTAATTTACTACAATATGATATAATACTCAACTCTTTGTTCAACAAATACAGTACGTAAATCAATCACGAGATTAAAAGATCAAAAATGTTATCAACAATAAGTAAGTGTCAGGTATTATCAGTACTGCATAAAAAAAGAACTCGTTTTGATACACGTATAGAATAATGAATACATTAAAATATCCCATCAGTATGCCGTTTCTTTAACAAAGATAATTCAACATGTAACAATGATAGTTATAAACTCGTTCGAAACGTCTAAGTAGACTTGATATTTGTACAGACAGAATGTGCCGAGGTTTGTCCATTTTTAAACACGGAACGGAGTGATAAGGTCAAGTTGTTGAATATATTATGAAAATACGTGTCTGCTGTATAACAATGAATGACAATAACAATTTTGCGGCAAATAAGTCCTCCGTCATCATTTCCGTGGCGTGTTTACGTGACAATCAAATTATTATGCAGCTTACGTAATTTAACACCTGCATATGTACGGCCTGAACGCTTATGAACAATcttatttgaatatatattttagttATTGGTAGACTGAATTTCCTGATCCAAGTTAATAGTTTACTACTGTCAATGGACCGAAATCACCCGAGCAATGTGCTTTGGCTTAGGTTCTTCGGATGCTTTTGGAAGGTCCAGGGAGTTCCAAACGTCTTTAATCTCCCTTGTGAGACTGTCCATCATTTGTTTTGTATGGAATGGTGTTGGTGCAAGTCTCAGCTTTTCTTCTCCCTTGGCCACAGTAGGATAATTAATAGCCTGAACATAGTGGCCTTTTTCTCGTATCAACGTATCAGCTAGCTGGGCAGAAATTTGAGGATCTCCGATCTGTGAAAGTAAAAAGATATGTTACATGTATTAATCAGATTGAGAATTTTATCGCCATATTTTGTACCGCGGAGCTACTAAAGCAAACCAACTCTAATACAAAAGCTATTGATAGTGCATGGAACGTCCTAGACACAATGTATACAAGTacatatccattttttttttcccaatctAACGCTATGAAAATCGAATCTCTTACCTTTATCGGAATGATATGTGAAGGTGACAACTCGACTGGAAGATCGGCCATGTTGAGTGCAGTCTTTAAATATGCAACATTTTGTTGCTGTGCTGCTCTCAAGGATCGACCCTCTT is a window of Neodiprion pinetum isolate iyNeoPine1 chromosome 4, iyNeoPine1.2, whole genome shotgun sequence DNA encoding:
- the LOC124216770 gene encoding tubulin alpha-1 chain-like, coding for MRECLSVHVGQGGVQIGNACWELYCLEHGIQPDGQMPSDKTVGGGDDSFNTFFSETGAGKHVPRAVFMDLEPTVVDEVRTGTYRQLFHPEQLITGKEDAANNYARGHYTVGKEIVDLVLDRLRKLADQCTGLQGFLIFHAFGGGTGSGFTSLLMERLSVDYGKKSKLEFAIYPSPQICTAIVEPYNSLLTTHTTLEHSDAAFMVDNEAIYDICRRNLDIERPTYTNLNRLIGQIVSSITASLRFDGALNVDLTEFQTNLVPYPRIHFPLATYAPVISAEKAYHEQLTVAELTNSCFEPANQMVKCDPRHGKYMACCMLYRGDVVPKDVNASIATIKTKRTIQFVDWCPTGFKVGINYQPPTVVPGGDLAKVQRAICMLANTTAIAEAWARLNHKFDVMYSKRAFVHWYVGEGMEEGEFSEAREDLAALEKDYEEVGLDSVEGEGEGGEEY